The DNA sequence GAAGAACTGACTCTGGTAGGCCTTAATGGCGGCAATTTTACCTTCCCAATACGGGGTGATATCAACGACAAAATCGGGCGTCAGCGACCGGTCCTGGATGAAGTGATACACAAATTTAGGGCGGTGTGCCTCCTGTGGCTTCCCATCCTTGCCAACCGTTTTGATCTGTCGTAGCCCGGCGTAAAAGCAGGACTGTACAACCAGTTCAGCAGCCCGGCCGTGGTCGGGGTGGCGGTCGTCAACGGCGTTGGTAAGCACAATTTCGGGGCGGTACTGGCGAATTATTGAAATAACTGCCATCTGGTGTTCTTCGTCATTACGGAAGAATGCATCCCGAAAGCCCAGATTTTCGCGGGCGGCCAGCTGCATGATCCGGGCCCCTTCTGCCGATTCTCTAAGCCGGATTTCGGGGGTTCCGCGGGTTCCAAGTTCTCCCCGGGTCAAATCAACGCCAGCTACTGTTTTCCCCTGCGCTACCAGCGAAAGGACCGTACCGGCACAAGTCATTTCGATGTCATCGGGGTGGGCCGCAATGGCCAATACGTCAACGGTCATGAATTATGGATTCAAAAGTAATCGCTATCTATCTTCTGAGTAGTACTGTAAACCACGCCCGAAAGTTCGCTTAGCCGCAGGACTGGCGGGCTGCATCGAGCTTATGGCGCTTCCGGCGGTCTATTCATTTGCTCAGCGGCTACCGATCCCAACCCCGTACACGGTTGCCGCATTGGGATCGGCAGCCCGTATCCATACGCCGATTATGGGGGAAATTGGTATTTTGCAGCCAATTTTGGCGATTTTGTCGCTGTCTACACTACCTACCACCACTCGTACGTCCTATGTCTTA is a window from the Spirosoma rigui genome containing:
- the bshB1 gene encoding bacillithiol biosynthesis deacetylase BshB1, whose product is MTVDVLAIAAHPDDIEMTCAGTVLSLVAQGKTVAGVDLTRGELGTRGTPEIRLRESAEGARIMQLAARENLGFRDAFFRNDEEHQMAVISIIRQYRPEIVLTNAVDDRHPDHGRAAELVVQSCFYAGLRQIKTVGKDGKPQEAHRPKFVYHFIQDRSLTPDFVVDITPYWEGKIAAIKAYQSQFFNPSSTEPQSYISGEPFMKFLEARTREHGHMIGAEFGEGYTTKRMLGVTDLFSLT